From Salmo salar chromosome ssa04, Ssal_v3.1, whole genome shotgun sequence, one genomic window encodes:
- the LOC106603590 gene encoding protein sprouty homolog 3, which translates to MDPPPGRGPAPVRMDLDGLDLQQVPVLSLDQIRSIRASNDYVERPVALDHTSHSGFFYAHDDRYPITHGYPPQGYLHGYSQGYPSHAPLPRSQSQQQHAHLTHLSRSSTASSAMSRTSAASDQRLLAGLTPSHSGLASVVRSQPKGELKPEASLGKGLEEGEDLGLHLFICERCGRCKCQECCAPRSLPSYWVCRQRCLCSAQSAVEYGTCLCCVKGLFYHCSAQDDEDNCADRPCACTPAHACARWGTIGLLALCLPCLCCYPPARLCLALCQRAHDRATRPGCRCSNTNTVCRKISTSNPNPGHAPFRSKSLEKPV; encoded by the coding sequence ATGGACCCTCCCCCAGGTCGTGGCCCTGCCCCAGTCAGGATGGACCTGGATGGGCTGGACCTCCAGCAGGTGCCTGTCCTCTCCCTGGACCAGATTCGCTCCATCCGGGCCAGCAATGACTATGTGGAGCGCCCTGTGGCCCTGGACCACACCTCACATTCTGGCTTCTTTTACGCCCACGACGACCGCTACCCCATCACCCATGGGTACCCCCCTCAAGGTTACCTTCATGGTTACTCTCAGGGGTACCCGTCCCATGCCCCTCTCCCCCGGAGCCAGAGCCAGCAGCAACACGCCCACCTGACCCATCTGAGTCGCTCCAGTACGGCCAGCTCAGCCATGTCCCGGACCAGCGCTGCCTCCGACCAGAGACTCCTGGCGGGCCTGACGCCCTCCCACTCTGGCCTGGCCTCGGTGGTGCGCTCCCAGCCTAAAGGAGAACTCAAGCCTGAGGCTTCTCTAGGTAAAGgcctggaggagggagaggacctGGGCTTGCACCTGTTTATCTGTGAGCGCTGTGGGAGGTGTAAGTGTCAGGAGTGCTGCGCCCCGCGGAGCCTGCCGTCCTACTGGGTCTGTAGGCAGCGCTGCCTCTGCTCTGCTCAGAGTGCTGTTGAGTACGGCACCTGTCTGTGCTGCGTTAAGGGCCTGTTCTACCACTGTTCCGCTCAGGATGACGAGGACAACTGTGCCGACCGGCCCTGTGCTTGCACGCCCGCCCACGCCTGCGCTCGCTGGGGTACCATTGGCCTTCTGGCGCTGTGCCTGCCCTGTCTCTGCTGCTACCCACCTGCCAGACTGTGCCTCGCCCTGTGCCAGCGGGCCCACGACCGAGCCACCCGCCCTGGCTGCCGCTGCAGCAACACCAACACCGTGTGCCGCAAGATCTCCACCTCCAACCCCAACCCTGGGCACGCCCCCTTTCGCAGCAAGTCCCTGGAGAAGCCTGTATGA